The sequence CGAGATCGTACCCCTGGGACGTGTGGGCCGCGAGCAGGAGTCTCGGCGTCGTCGACTCGAGGAGACCGCGCACCGCCTGCGCGTATCCGTCGCCCGTGTACTCTGCGAGGGCCGCGTCCTCGACCAGCAGGACCTCCGCGCCGAACTTGGCGAGCGCGTCGGCGAGGGCGCGCACGCCTCGGCCGAAGAGGGCGACCCGGGCGGCGCCGCCGGACTGCGCCGCCAAGTCCCGACCTGCAGACACGAGTTCGAACGTCGAAGGCGCGAGCCGTCCTTCGAGATGTTCGGCGACGATCAGGATGTCCTTCGACGTCGGATCACCTCCGCACGAACCCCTTGTCCCGCAAGACCTGCGCGAGCTTCTTCGCCTGCTCCTCGATCGATCCCGTCACCATCTCCGCGTGGCCCTTGGCGACGGGCGGCGAGAGTGCCCGGACGGCGAACGTGTACGGCGGCGCGACGGACGCAGGCGCAATCTCCCGAATCGGCTGGCGTGCGGCCTTCATGATCGCCGGCAACGGCGCGTATCGGGGCGTATTCGCGCCGAACTGGATTGTGAGCAAGGCGGGCAGCGGGACGGCGTAGACGCGCTGCAAGCCGCCCTCGAGCTCCGTCGCCACCTCGAGGCCGCCGTCCTTCGGCTCGACGCGCGTGACGACGCTCGCATGGGGCATCCCGAGGAGGCCGGCGAGGAGCCCGCCCGTCGCCGAGTTCACCTGGTCGTCCGACTGGACGCCGGTCAGCACGAGGTCGTGCGGCAGCGTCCGGATCGCGGCCGCGAGGACCCGCGCGACCGTGCCGACATCGTATCCGGCGGGATCTTCCGACGCGACGC comes from Thermoplasmata archaeon and encodes:
- a CDS encoding electron transfer flavoprotein subunit beta/FixA family protein, which codes for MPLNVVVCLKQIPNPDLQFAIASDGKDIRRDALNYKINGADEYALEEAVRLKETQGGRVVALTVGPKRTEQMLREALAKGADEAVRVASEDPAGYDVGTVARVLAAAIRTLPHDLVLTGVQSDDQVNSATGGLLAGLLGMPHASVVTRVEPKDGGLEVATELEGGLQRVYAVPLPALLTIQFGANTPRYAPLPAIMKAARQPIREIAPASVAPPYTFAVRALSPPVAKGHAEMVTGSIEEQAKKLAQVLRDKGFVRR